In a genomic window of Melanotaenia boesemani isolate fMelBoe1 chromosome 1, fMelBoe1.pri, whole genome shotgun sequence:
- the LOC121639064 gene encoding hexokinase-1-like, with protein sequence MIAAQLLAYYFTELKDDQVKKIDKYLYSMRFSDETLLDISQRFRRELAKGLGRDSNATASLKMLPTFVRSIPDGSEKGDFIALDLGGSNFRILRVRVSHEKKQTVQMESQIYDTPEDIIHGSGTRLFDHVAECLGNFMEKHNIKDKKLPVGFTFSFPCQQTKLDEGYLLTWTKRFKASGVEGMDVVKLLNKAIKKRGDYDADIMAVVNDTVGTMMTCGFDDQRCEVGIIIGTGTNACYMEELRHIDLVEGDEGRMCVNTEWGAFGDDGRLEDIRTEFDREIDRGSLNPGKQLFEKMVSGMYMGELVRLILVKMAREGLLFEGRITPELLTKGKFETKHISAIEKSKEGLTKARDILNRLGVEPSADDCIAVQHVCAIVSFRSASLVAASLAGILMRLKENKGAARLRTTVGIDGSLYKMHPQYARRLHKTVRRLVSDSDVRFLLSESGSGKGAAMVTAVAYRLAEQSRQITQILSEFQLTTEQLLEVKKRMRIEIQNGLSKSTHDSSTVKMLPTFVQSTPDGTENGDFLALDLGGTNFRVLLVKIRSGKRRSVEMHNKIYAIPLEVMQGTGEELFDHIVQCISDFLDYMGMKNTRLPLGFTFSFPCQQTSLDAGILVTWTKGFKATDCEGEDVVGLLREAIKRREEFDLDVVAIVNDTVGTMMTCAYEEPTCEVGLIAGTGSNACYMEEMKNIEMVEGDEGQMCVNMEWGAFGDNGCLDDIRTEYDRAVDDLSLNPGKQRYEKMCSGMYLGEIVRNILIDMTKKGYLFRGQISETLKTRGIFETKFLSQIESDRLALLQVRSILQHLGLDSTCDDSIIVKAVCGTVAHRAAQLCGAGMAAVVDKIRENRGLDHLKITVGVDGTLYKLHPHFSGIMKETVNELAPQCTVNFLLSEDGSGKGAALITAVGCRLRQELNSK encoded by the exons ATGATTGCAGCTCAACTACTAGCCTATTATTTTACAGAACTCAAGGATGACCAGGTCAAAAAG ATTGATAAGTACCTGTACTCCATGCGTTTCTCTGATGAGACCTTACTGGACATCTCTCAGCGTTTCAGAAGGGAGCTGGCAAAAGGACTCGGTCGGGACAGTAATGCTACGGCTTCACTGAAGATGCTGCCAACATTTGTGCGGTCAATCCCTGATGGGTCAG AGAAAGGAGATTTCATTGCTTTGGATTTGGGAGGCAGTAACTTCAGGATCCTTCGTGTCAGAGTGAGCCATGAGAAGAAGCAGACTGTTCAGATGGAGAGCCAAATCTATGACACACCAGAGGACATCATTCACGGCAGTGGAACAAGA CTGTTCGACCATGTGGCAGAGTGTCTTGGCAACTTCatggaaaaacacaacatcaaagacaaaaaactcCCAGTCGGTTTTACCTTCTCCTTCCCCTGCCAGCAGACCAAACTAGATGAG GGCTATTTGTTAACATGGACAAAGCGTTTCAAAGCGAGTGGGGTAGAGGGGATGGATGTTGTCAAGCTACTCAACAAAGCTATTAAGAAAAGAGGA GACTACGATGCAGACATCATGGCTGTAGTAAATGACACTGTGGGAACGATGATGACCTGTGGCTTTGATGACCAGCGCTGTGAAGTTGGCATCATCATAG GTACAGGTACTAATGCGTGCTACATGGAGGAGCTGCGGCACATTGACCTGGTGGAGGGAGACGAGGGCAGGATGTGCGTGAACACTGAGTGGGGGGCTTTCGGAGACGACGGCAGGCTGGAGGACATCAGGACAGAGTTtgacagagagatagacagaggcTCTCTCAACCCAGGCAAACAGCT TTTTGAGAAGATGGTAAGTGGAATGTACATGGGGGAGCTGGTTCGTCTCATCCTGGTGAAGATGGCCAGAGAAGGGCTTCTGTTTGAAGGAAGGATCACCCCAGAGCTGCTCACCAAAGGGAAATTTGAGACCAAGCACATCTCAGCCATAGAGAA GAGTAAGGAAGGACTGACCAAGGCAAGAGACATTTTGAACAGACTTGGTGTGGAGCCCTCTGCGGATGACTGCATTGCTGTGCAGCAT GTTTGTGCCATTGTCTCTTTCCGCTCTGCCAGCCTGGTAGCTGCCTCACTTGCTGGCATCCTGATGAGGCTTAAGGAAAATAAAGGAGCGGCACGACTCAGAACCACTGTTGGCATTGACGGGTCTCTGTACAAAATGCACCCACA aTATGCACGTCGTCTTCATAAGACAGTCCGACGTTTGGTCTCTGACTCTGATGTCCGATTCCTCCTCTCTGAGAGCGGCAGCGGAAAGGGTGCTGCCATGGTAACAGCTGTGGCTTACCGACTTGCTGAACAGTCCCGACAAATTACTCAAATACTGTCTGAATTCCAGCTGACGACTGAACAACTGCTGGAG gtaaagaagaggatgaggataGAGATCCAAAATGGCCTTTCAAAGAGCACTCACGACTCTTCCACTGTCAAAATGCTGCCAACCTTTGTACAAAGCACACCTGATGGGACAG AGAATGGTGATTTCTTGGCTCTGGACTTGGGAGGAACAAACTTTAGAGTTTTATTGGTCAAGATTCGTTCTGGAAAGAGGAGAAGCGTCGAGATGCATAACAAGATCTACGCCATTCCTCTAGAGGTGATGCAAGGAACAGGAGAGGAG TTGTTTGATCACATTGTGCAGTGTATCAGTGACTTCCTGGACTACATGGGGATGAAGAACACTCGTCTACCTCTAGGCTTCACCTTCTCTTTCCCCTGCCAACAGACTAGTCTGGATGCT ggTATCTTGGTGACGTGGACCAAGGGTTTCAAGGCCACAGACTGTGAAGGAGAGGATGTGGTGGGACTGCTGAGGGAGGCTATTAAGAGAAGAGAG GAGTTTGACCTGGATGTAGTGGCTATAGTTAACGATACTGTGGGAACCATGATGACTTGTGCCTACGAAGAACCCACCTGTGAGGTTGGTCTTATTGCTG GCACTGGCAGCAATGCATGCTACATGGAAGAGATGAAGAACATTGAGATGGTCGAGGGTGATGAGGGACAGATGTGTGTTAACATGGAGTGGGGTGCTTTTGGAGACAATGGATGCCTTGATGATATTAGGACCGAGTATGACCGTGCTGTGGACGACCTCTCACTCAATCCAGGAAAACAAAG aTATGAGAAAATGTGCAGTGGCATGTACCTTGGTGAAATTGTGCGCAACATCCTCATAGACATGACCAAGAAAGGTTATCTGTTCAGAGGACAGATTTCTGAAACCCTGAAGACCAGAGGCATCTTCGAAACAAAGTTCCTTTCACAGATAGAGAG TGACAGATTGGCTTTGCTACAGGTGAGATCCATTCTGCAACACTTAGGCCTGGACAGCACGTGTGACGACAGTATCATTGTTAAAGCG gTGTGTGGAACGGTGGCACACCGTGCAGCTCAGCTTTGTGGTGCAGGAATGGCAGCTGTGGTTGATAAGATAAGGGAGAATCGTGGCCTGGACCATCTGAAAATCACTGTGGGGGTAGACGGGACACTGTACAAATTACATCCACA CTTTTCTGGGATCATGAAGGAGACTGTTAACGAACTGGCTCCTCAGTGTACCGTCAACTTCTTGCTGTCAGAGGACGGCAGTGGGAAGGGAGCTGCACTCATCACAGCTGTGGGCTGCCGGCTCAGACAGGAGctgaacagtaaataa
- the tacr2 gene encoding substance-K receptor isoform X1, whose product MDGHSLIQHIERDSEATLMPFSVTADWLDDGNETTENQFQQPNWQVALWAIAYSLIILVSITGNVTVIWIILAHRRMRTVTNYFIVNLAFSDVSMATFNTLFNFVYALHNDWYFGLGYCRFQNFFPITAMFSSIYSMAAIAVDRYMAIIHPLKPRLSSTSTKVVIALIWIVAFSLAFPQCYYSVTRFYYPRTVCMVDWPDDYGGTHQLSYQFAVILLIYLLPLLVMLVTYSLVGRSLWGGHIPGEASDHYHSQITAKRKVVKMMVVVVVTFALCWLPYHIYFILGSFNRDIYKQHYIQQVYLSIFWLAMSSTMYNPIIYCCLNQRFRAGFRHAFSWCPFIIVSEEDKMELQHTNTFRVTVTRSHRSDTSYTHTSIKIKHTQRDACLQRKKFTCNTHNSHLAQELVNTKSPSAKLMEHSQ is encoded by the exons ATGGACGGCCACAGTCTTATTCAACACATTGAACGAGACTCGGAGGCCACCTTAATGCCTTTTTCGGTTACCGCTGATTGGCTAGACGATGGAAACGAGACGACAGAGAATCAGTTCCAGCAGCCCAACTGGCAG gTGGCCCTCTGGGCTATAGCGTATTCCCTAATCATCCTGGTGTCCATCACTGGGAACGTCACAGTGATCTGGATTATCCTCGCTCACAGACGCATGAGGACAGTAACTAATTACTTCATCGTCAACCTGGCCTTTTCTgatgtttccatggcaactttTAACACACTTTTTAACTTTGTGTATGCGCTTCACAATGACTGGTATTTTGGCCTGGGTTACTGCAGATTTCAGAACTTCTTTCCCATCACAGCCATGTTTTCATCAATATACTCTATGGCTGCCATCGCTGTGGACAG GTACATGGCCATCATCCATCCTCTGAAGCCTCGCCTGTCCTCCACCTCCACAAAAGTTGTGATTGCCTTGATTTGGATTGTTGCGTTCTCACTGGCTTTTCCTCAGTGCTACTACAGTGTGACAAGATTTTACTACCCCAGGACTGTGTGCATGGTCGACTGGCCTGATGATTATGGAGGAACACACCAACTAAG ttacCAGTTTGCAGTTATATTGCTCATCTATTTGCTCCCTCTGCTGGTGATGCTGGTGACCTACAGTTTAGTTGGCCGATCACTGTGGGGTGGGCACATCCCCGGAGAGGCGTCAGACCATTACCACAGTCAGATAACAGCCAAGAGAAAG GTGGTGAAGATGATGGTAGTTGTGGTTGTGACTTTTGCTCTCTGTTGGCTGCCCTACCATATCTACTTTATTCTGGGATCATTTAACAGAGACATTTATAAGCAACATTACATTCAACAG GTTTATTTGTCCATTTTCTGGTTGGCGATGAGTTCAACAATGTACAACCCAATTATTTACTGCTGTCTAAACCAAAG GTTTCGTGCTGGTTTCCGTCATGCCTTCTCTTGGTGTCCCTTCATCATAGTATCAGAGGAGGACAAGATGGAGCTGCAGCACACAAACACCTTCAGAGTCACAGTGACACGGAGCCACCGCAGTGACACTTCTTACACGCACACgtccataaaaataaaacacacacagagagatgCTTGCTTACAGCGGAAAAAATTCACATGTAACACACACAACTCACATTTGGCACAGGAGTTGGTCAATACAAAATCCCCATCTGCCAAGCTTATGGAGCACAGTCAGTGA
- the tacr2 gene encoding substance-K receptor isoform X2: protein MRTVTNYFIVNLAFSDVSMATFNTLFNFVYALHNDWYFGLGYCRFQNFFPITAMFSSIYSMAAIAVDRYMAIIHPLKPRLSSTSTKVVIALIWIVAFSLAFPQCYYSVTRFYYPRTVCMVDWPDDYGGTHQLSYQFAVILLIYLLPLLVMLVTYSLVGRSLWGGHIPGEASDHYHSQITAKRKVVKMMVVVVVTFALCWLPYHIYFILGSFNRDIYKQHYIQQVYLSIFWLAMSSTMYNPIIYCCLNQRFRAGFRHAFSWCPFIIVSEEDKMELQHTNTFRVTVTRSHRSDTSYTHTSIKIKHTQRDACLQRKKFTCNTHNSHLAQELVNTKSPSAKLMEHSQ, encoded by the exons ATGAGGACAGTAACTAATTACTTCATCGTCAACCTGGCCTTTTCTgatgtttccatggcaactttTAACACACTTTTTAACTTTGTGTATGCGCTTCACAATGACTGGTATTTTGGCCTGGGTTACTGCAGATTTCAGAACTTCTTTCCCATCACAGCCATGTTTTCATCAATATACTCTATGGCTGCCATCGCTGTGGACAG GTACATGGCCATCATCCATCCTCTGAAGCCTCGCCTGTCCTCCACCTCCACAAAAGTTGTGATTGCCTTGATTTGGATTGTTGCGTTCTCACTGGCTTTTCCTCAGTGCTACTACAGTGTGACAAGATTTTACTACCCCAGGACTGTGTGCATGGTCGACTGGCCTGATGATTATGGAGGAACACACCAACTAAG ttacCAGTTTGCAGTTATATTGCTCATCTATTTGCTCCCTCTGCTGGTGATGCTGGTGACCTACAGTTTAGTTGGCCGATCACTGTGGGGTGGGCACATCCCCGGAGAGGCGTCAGACCATTACCACAGTCAGATAACAGCCAAGAGAAAG GTGGTGAAGATGATGGTAGTTGTGGTTGTGACTTTTGCTCTCTGTTGGCTGCCCTACCATATCTACTTTATTCTGGGATCATTTAACAGAGACATTTATAAGCAACATTACATTCAACAG GTTTATTTGTCCATTTTCTGGTTGGCGATGAGTTCAACAATGTACAACCCAATTATTTACTGCTGTCTAAACCAAAG GTTTCGTGCTGGTTTCCGTCATGCCTTCTCTTGGTGTCCCTTCATCATAGTATCAGAGGAGGACAAGATGGAGCTGCAGCACACAAACACCTTCAGAGTCACAGTGACACGGAGCCACCGCAGTGACACTTCTTACACGCACACgtccataaaaataaaacacacacagagagatgCTTGCTTACAGCGGAAAAAATTCACATGTAACACACACAACTCACATTTGGCACAGGAGTTGGTCAATACAAAATCCCCATCTGCCAAGCTTATGGAGCACAGTCAGTGA